A window of Sphingorhabdus lacus contains these coding sequences:
- a CDS encoding ParB/RepB/Spo0J family partition protein, with amino-acid sequence MIKSIPLNKLIASPRNVRKRSDPVADAELKASVAAHGLLQNLVVREGKKGQYEVEAGERRRKALLALAADKQLARTFPVLCLVLDGDETQILEASLAENFHTLKMNPADEAQAFASIIETGATPEDVARRFGLTVRFVEGRLRLASLAPVVFEALAAGEITLDMAKAYGATSDQAIQARVYDEVVQSCYRASPDSIRRMVLNSTVRGSDPRAKLVGKDAYLAAGGRVDRELFDDEENESWLDVALLENLANAKMEEAAASVAAEQGLAWVKPTLDVYVSHDLVEGLHRVPVPPRVYSDEELARIEELDADYDAQAVILEDEDASEDDTRAASEEIERIDAEIAAIRDRPVELDADIKRESGMILTLGRDGVPTLQPQYFTETLVVSAGEEGAVEVVSSGPGDKPARAAMSQRLVDELAMQRRDVLALHVASDPALALDLFVFILADADTYRWASSPGLTIRGSAASGPAHDFEAKDAAATVAIAELRGGLDESWRAGDSTAERFDLFRRLDDEARSAWLGWVVGRTLEASLNVSGNRGNVFHDHLGQLTGINMAAWWRPTAANYFDRVSKAVILEALTDVGGPTLASRFSASKKGELAASAERIFAGNFITEVEVKERALAWLPAAMRFADASGDTPATEADADIAADAADGAEPDAGGSTAEDMVINQETTDNAGVELAA; translated from the coding sequence ATGATCAAGTCAATTCCGTTGAACAAGCTTATCGCGTCCCCCCGGAACGTCCGCAAGCGCTCTGATCCGGTTGCAGATGCTGAACTCAAAGCCAGCGTTGCAGCGCACGGCCTTTTGCAGAACCTTGTGGTCCGCGAAGGCAAGAAGGGCCAATATGAGGTTGAAGCAGGCGAACGTCGCCGCAAAGCCTTGCTCGCGCTTGCGGCTGACAAGCAGCTGGCGCGCACGTTTCCGGTTCTGTGCCTGGTTCTCGACGGCGATGAAACGCAAATCCTTGAAGCCAGTCTTGCCGAGAACTTCCACACGTTGAAGATGAACCCGGCCGATGAAGCACAAGCTTTTGCAAGCATCATCGAAACCGGCGCAACGCCTGAAGATGTCGCACGGCGCTTTGGCTTGACCGTCCGCTTCGTCGAAGGCCGGTTGCGCTTGGCATCGCTTGCCCCTGTGGTGTTCGAAGCGCTGGCCGCAGGCGAGATCACGCTCGATATGGCGAAAGCTTACGGCGCGACCTCCGATCAGGCCATCCAGGCGCGTGTCTATGATGAAGTCGTCCAATCCTGCTACCGCGCGTCGCCCGACAGCATCCGACGAATGGTCCTCAACAGCACCGTGCGCGGCAGCGATCCGCGTGCCAAACTGGTCGGGAAGGACGCCTATCTTGCAGCTGGCGGGCGGGTCGACCGCGAGCTGTTCGACGATGAAGAGAATGAAAGCTGGCTCGACGTTGCGCTTCTGGAAAATCTTGCCAACGCCAAGATGGAAGAGGCGGCAGCCAGTGTTGCGGCAGAGCAGGGCCTTGCCTGGGTCAAGCCGACGCTCGACGTCTATGTGAGCCATGACCTTGTCGAAGGCTTGCACCGCGTACCCGTCCCGCCGCGGGTTTACTCCGACGAGGAACTCGCGCGCATCGAGGAGCTTGATGCCGACTATGACGCGCAGGCGGTCATCCTCGAAGATGAAGATGCGAGCGAGGACGATACTCGTGCAGCGTCCGAAGAAATCGAGCGCATCGATGCCGAAATCGCCGCAATCCGTGACCGCCCGGTCGAACTCGACGCAGATATAAAGCGCGAAAGCGGGATGATCCTGACGCTCGGCCGCGACGGCGTGCCTACGCTCCAGCCGCAATATTTCACGGAAACGCTTGTCGTGAGCGCAGGCGAGGAAGGTGCGGTCGAGGTCGTCAGCAGTGGACCGGGTGACAAGCCCGCTCGCGCGGCGATGTCGCAGCGGCTCGTCGACGAACTTGCCATGCAACGCCGTGACGTACTGGCACTCCATGTCGCAAGCGATCCCGCGCTCGCCCTCGACCTCTTCGTGTTCATCCTGGCCGACGCGGACACCTACCGCTGGGCATCATCCCCCGGCCTCACCATCCGGGGCTCTGCCGCCTCGGGTCCGGCGCACGACTTTGAAGCGAAGGATGCAGCGGCCACCGTTGCAATCGCCGAGCTGCGCGGCGGTCTCGATGAAAGTTGGCGCGCGGGCGACAGCACTGCCGAGCGCTTCGACCTGTTCCGCCGTCTTGACGATGAAGCGCGTTCGGCATGGCTTGGCTGGGTGGTCGGCCGCACGCTTGAGGCGAGCCTCAATGTGAGCGGCAATCGCGGCAATGTCTTCCACGATCATCTGGGGCAGTTGACCGGGATCAACATGGCAGCCTGGTGGCGTCCGACGGCTGCCAATTATTTCGACAGGGTGTCGAAGGCCGTCATTCTCGAGGCCTTGACCGATGTCGGTGGCCCGACGCTTGCTTCGCGTTTCTCGGCTTCGAAGAAGGGTGAACTCGCCGCAAGTGCTGAACGCATCTTTGCCGGCAACTTCATCACCGAAGTTGAAGTCAAAGAGCGCGCGCTCGCATGGCTGCCCGCAGCCATGCGCTTTGCGGATGCATCTGGCGATACACCTGCGACCGAGGCCGATGCCGACATCGCAGCAGACGCAGCAGACGGTGCTGAACCGGATGCCGGTGGGTCGACCGCCGAAGATATGGTGATCAACCAGGAAACAACCGACAATGCAGGTGTCGAACTCGCCGCCTGA
- a CDS encoding RES domain-containing protein: MWTPTALASEVRAYEGQVWRVVEAQHRISTNRLAASLADQARLEALAEAAKPDLPKAAQGLHYLLASPFRYGHRTPSRFRRADERPGIFYASEAEATAIAETAYWRLRFFLRSPGFEPSSATSEHSSFTVDVRSEQAIDLTCPPFDAEQARWTDPNDYSACQDLAAAAREASLALIRTISTRDPEARCNIVILEPSVFGGRDPVTQRTWHLRYEEDRLTAFAAFPAEDQLVFTAAGFGLVGPG; encoded by the coding sequence ATGTGGACGCCCACCGCGCTCGCGTCTGAGGTTCGTGCCTACGAAGGCCAAGTCTGGCGGGTGGTCGAGGCGCAGCACCGCATCTCGACCAACAGGCTTGCTGCCTCGCTTGCCGATCAGGCACGGCTTGAGGCGCTTGCGGAAGCCGCCAAACCGGATTTGCCCAAGGCCGCACAAGGTCTTCATTATCTGCTGGCTTCGCCCTTCCGCTATGGCCATCGCACTCCTAGCCGATTTCGTCGTGCCGATGAACGCCCAGGCATTTTCTATGCAAGCGAAGCCGAGGCAACCGCCATTGCCGAAACTGCCTATTGGCGCTTGCGCTTTTTCTTGCGTTCACCGGGGTTCGAGCCTTCCTCAGCCACGAGCGAGCATTCAAGCTTCACGGTCGACGTTCGCTCTGAGCAGGCGATCGATCTGACCTGTCCCCCCTTTGATGCCGAGCAAGCGCGCTGGACCGATCCCAACGACTATAGCGCCTGTCAGGACCTTGCTGCTGCCGCCCGCGAGGCATCGCTCGCTTTGATCCGCACGATATCGACGCGCGATCCGGAGGCGCGCTGCAACATCGTCATCCTCGAGCCAAGCGTCTTTGGTGGGCGCGATCCCGTGACGCAGCGGACCTGGCATTTGCGCTACGAAGAGGATCGTTTGACCGCATTTGCTGCCTTTCCGGCCGAGGATCAGCTGGTGTTCACAGCCGCCGGGTTCGGATTGGTCGGTCCTGGCTAA
- a CDS encoding DUF2493 domain-containing protein gives MQTTFAEQLAGLDLSGFTIGPPPVTQTDFPCPEAVAQTLEGVWSDLFAMFSDTALEADAEDLGWGLVNLFHRAAERKSTALDRATDEVRALVASNDGSEISTHELETQIERAQCAEASMLALEEMREFAAALYMNEFGSSWKPVSSSRLNHGAMLTSAVVQGRDFLRARSASKKRAAMPEGTPVIFAGGRSRFPTDDEAKSFATNVWATLDKVHGTVPDMVLVHGGDTKGVDRLAASWAERRGIAQLTFALDRRLGARAGFKRNEQMLSLDPRYVVAFPGNGVLERLVIDAKAARVTVVDRRGPLGTSPKAKTPTSGQ, from the coding sequence ATGCAAACAACTTTTGCCGAGCAACTTGCCGGGCTCGATCTTTCCGGTTTCACCATAGGCCCGCCTCCCGTCACTCAGACCGACTTTCCTTGCCCCGAGGCAGTCGCGCAAACACTTGAAGGCGTCTGGTCGGATCTTTTTGCGATGTTCAGCGACACAGCGCTTGAAGCCGATGCCGAGGATCTAGGCTGGGGCCTCGTTAATCTCTTTCACCGCGCGGCGGAACGCAAATCTACTGCGCTTGATCGTGCCACCGACGAGGTACGCGCGCTTGTGGCGAGCAACGATGGTTCGGAAATTTCGACGCACGAACTCGAAACGCAGATCGAACGCGCGCAATGTGCTGAGGCAAGCATGTTGGCGCTCGAAGAGATGCGTGAATTTGCCGCCGCGCTTTACATGAACGAGTTCGGCTCGTCCTGGAAACCCGTCTCCAGTTCGCGTTTAAATCATGGCGCCATGCTCACCTCGGCTGTGGTGCAGGGTCGCGACTTTTTGCGCGCAAGGAGCGCGTCCAAGAAGCGCGCCGCGATGCCCGAAGGTACCCCCGTCATATTCGCAGGCGGACGAAGCCGCTTTCCAACCGACGATGAAGCCAAAAGCTTTGCAACCAATGTCTGGGCCACACTCGACAAGGTGCATGGCACGGTTCCCGACATGGTGCTGGTGCATGGCGGCGATACCAAGGGTGTCGACCGGTTGGCGGCATCCTGGGCCGAACGTCGCGGGATCGCCCAACTGACCTTTGCGCTCGACCGGCGACTGGGTGCGCGCGCCGGGTTCAAACGTAACGAGCAGATGCTCTCGCTCGATCCGCGTTATGTCGTCGCCTTTCCGGGAAACGGCGTCCTAGAACGTCTGGTGATCGATGCCAAAGCTGCCCGCGTGACGGTCGTTGATCGCCGCGGTCCGCTTGGCACCTCCCCGAAGGCAAAAACCCCCACATCCGGGCAATGA
- a CDS encoding nucleotidyl transferase AbiEii/AbiGii toxin family protein, with protein sequence MIDLIKERLNRYAAANPLEEENAVKEILQEIALYALWRSDFFDVALFQGGTSLRILHGLPRFSEDLDFLLRAPDPKFDWSPYLSGLIQVAAEFGVKLDAQPPARMDKAIHAALLKNDSVANQLDLSFAGQDRRKAIRIKLEIDVNPPLGSGEATSFLDFPLDYEVRHQDLQSNFALKIHALLCRGFLKGRDWFDFSWYVSRDIAPNLLLLRNALVQAGPWKGDETIPVDIAWLKAALSDAITKIDWKAAGDDVARFLRPAELRSADLWSERFFLAKVEKLTSSASG encoded by the coding sequence ATGATTGATCTGATCAAGGAGCGTCTCAACCGATATGCCGCCGCAAATCCGCTTGAAGAGGAAAATGCGGTCAAGGAAATCCTCCAGGAAATTGCGCTTTATGCGCTATGGCGAAGTGACTTTTTCGATGTCGCCCTGTTCCAGGGAGGCACCAGCCTGCGTATCCTGCACGGACTGCCGCGGTTTTCAGAAGATCTGGATTTTCTGCTGCGCGCACCTGACCCAAAATTCGACTGGTCGCCTTATCTGAGCGGGCTCATCCAAGTCGCTGCCGAATTCGGCGTCAAGCTTGACGCGCAGCCGCCTGCCCGAATGGATAAGGCCATCCATGCAGCTCTTCTCAAGAACGATTCTGTTGCCAATCAGCTGGACCTATCCTTTGCTGGCCAAGACCGGCGGAAGGCAATCCGGATCAAGCTTGAGATCGACGTTAATCCGCCTTTGGGCTCGGGCGAGGCCACCAGCTTTCTCGATTTTCCTTTGGACTATGAAGTTCGTCATCAGGATCTGCAGTCCAATTTCGCGCTCAAGATCCATGCGCTGTTATGTCGCGGCTTTTTGAAGGGTCGCGACTGGTTCGATTTTTCCTGGTATGTCTCGCGCGATATCGCGCCCAATCTCCTCCTCTTGCGGAACGCACTTGTTCAGGCAGGCCCGTGGAAAGGCGATGAGACCATTCCCGTCGATATCGCGTGGCTGAAAGCGGCGCTTTCCGACGCAATCACCAAGATCGATTGGAAGGCGGCGGGTGACGATGTAGCACGGTTCCTCCGGCCAGCGGAGCTTCGCTCGGCGGATCTTTGGAGCGAGCGGTTCTTCCTGGCAAAGGTAGAAAAGCTGACCTCTTCCGCATCCGGCTGA
- a CDS encoding antitoxin Xre/MbcA/ParS toxin-binding domain-containing protein, translating into MMATRFKADAQEDARVLTSAIARIADYWGLSTAKLGTILGLSQATASRLTTGRTMLDPASKSFEAGQFLLRLFRSLDSLLGSDDAAARRWLQTHNLDLDARPLDLIDSFKGLLTVCDYVDAHRARV; encoded by the coding sequence ATGATGGCTACCCGTTTCAAGGCCGATGCACAGGAGGATGCCCGCGTTCTCACCTCTGCTATTGCAAGAATAGCAGATTATTGGGGTCTGAGCACCGCCAAATTGGGGACCATTCTCGGTCTCTCGCAGGCGACCGCCTCGCGGTTGACCACCGGGCGCACCATGCTCGATCCGGCGTCCAAGTCCTTTGAGGCGGGACAATTTCTGCTGCGCTTGTTCAGAAGCCTGGACTCGCTTCTGGGAAGCGACGACGCGGCAGCGCGCCGCTGGCTCCAGACGCATAATCTTGACCTTGATGCCCGGCCGCTCGATCTCATCGACAGCTTCAAGGGCCTACTGACCGTTTGCGACTATGTGGACGCCCACCGCGCTCGCGTCTGA
- a CDS encoding ArdC family protein — protein sequence MAYHSKRAGLSPATRITNQIIERLEAGTKPWVKPWRGLPVSRPLRSCGTPYRGMNVFWLWMVADMCGYASPYWMTFAQANKLDAQVRKGEKSTIAIFYKSYSKEVEASEAGEPQEESRRVLRAYAVFNADQIDGLPERYHPAHDLALVEPEGRKTELDEFFGQIPAVLRHIGSEAYYEPSPDRITMPSPELFSGFDHYYATLGHELSHWTGHGSRLDRNLKNRFGSAAYAAEELIAELSSAILGAELGLPVTHLDNHASYIDHWLKLLRDDDRAILTAAARAEEASALLLKLGGRECGVSEAEPMTEAA from the coding sequence ATGGCCTATCATTCGAAACGCGCTGGCCTGTCGCCTGCGACCCGCATCACCAACCAGATCATCGAGAGGCTCGAGGCGGGAACCAAACCCTGGGTCAAACCCTGGCGTGGCCTCCCGGTGTCGCGCCCGTTGCGCAGTTGTGGCACGCCCTATCGGGGCATGAATGTTTTCTGGCTCTGGATGGTCGCCGATATGTGCGGCTACGCATCGCCCTATTGGATGACCTTCGCGCAGGCGAACAAATTGGACGCGCAAGTGCGCAAGGGCGAGAAGTCGACCATCGCGATCTTCTACAAAAGCTATTCCAAGGAGGTCGAAGCTTCCGAAGCTGGAGAACCACAGGAAGAAAGCCGCCGTGTGCTTCGTGCCTATGCCGTGTTCAATGCCGACCAGATCGACGGATTGCCCGAACGCTATCATCCCGCGCACGATCTTGCGCTGGTCGAACCCGAGGGACGCAAAACCGAGCTTGATGAATTCTTCGGTCAGATCCCGGCGGTACTTCGCCATATAGGCTCTGAGGCCTATTATGAACCGTCGCCCGACCGGATCACCATGCCGTCACCCGAGCTGTTTTCAGGCTTTGACCATTATTATGCGACGCTTGGTCACGAATTGTCGCACTGGACCGGGCATGGATCACGGCTCGACCGTAATCTCAAAAACCGCTTCGGCAGTGCGGCCTATGCCGCCGAAGAACTGATTGCTGAATTGTCGAGCGCGATATTGGGCGCTGAACTCGGACTTCCCGTTACCCATCTCGACAATCATGCAAGCTATATCGACCATTGGCTCAAGCTGTTGCGCGACGATGACCGCGCAATCCTGACTGCAGCCGCGCGCGCCGAAGAAGCAAGCGCCTTGCTTTTGAAACTCGGTGGCCGCGAATGTGGCGTCAGTGAGGCAGAGCCCATGACAGAAGCGGCCTGA
- a CDS encoding type IV toxin-antitoxin system AbiEi family antitoxin domain-containing protein: MTALVKEISKAGLAGRVLEERQLAELVGGSAARRYGLVNRAIKEGALVRIKRGTYVLAADYRTEPVHPFAVAQSLLPGSYISFETALSYHGWIPESVFTTASVSPGRKTLEYATEAFGSFAFHPLAIHQYRLLTSVDRVVLGKHTVLVAQPLRAILDLVALRKQPWQGLEWLTSGMRIDETHLFALNRADFTALKPVYKHKAVNAFLDQLGDALVSGKATGRRSSRHD, encoded by the coding sequence ATGACAGCTTTGGTCAAAGAAATTTCAAAAGCGGGATTGGCAGGCCGCGTCCTTGAAGAGCGGCAGCTCGCAGAGCTTGTTGGCGGTAGTGCCGCGCGCCGGTACGGGCTGGTCAACCGTGCGATCAAGGAGGGAGCGCTTGTCCGCATCAAGCGCGGCACATATGTGCTCGCAGCTGACTATCGGACCGAGCCGGTCCATCCCTTTGCCGTCGCGCAAAGCCTGCTTCCCGGCAGTTACATCTCATTCGAGACGGCACTTTCCTATCATGGCTGGATCCCGGAAAGCGTGTTTACAACTGCCAGTGTATCGCCAGGCCGTAAGACGCTAGAATATGCAACCGAAGCCTTCGGCAGCTTTGCCTTTCACCCACTCGCTATCCATCAATATCGCCTGCTGACCAGCGTCGACCGGGTCGTCCTCGGCAAGCATACCGTTCTCGTCGCGCAGCCCTTGCGGGCCATCCTCGATCTCGTAGCGTTGCGCAAACAGCCTTGGCAAGGCCTGGAGTGGCTGACGAGCGGAATGCGGATCGATGAAACGCATCTGTTTGCGCTCAATCGAGCAGATTTTACCGCTTTGAAGCCCGTCTACAAGCATAAGGCTGTAAACGCGTTTCTCGACCAACTCGGAGACGCGCTGGTGAGCGGGAAGGCAACTGGCCGACGGAGTTCGAGACATGATTGA